A window of Campylobacter cuniculorum DSM 23162 = LMG 24588 contains these coding sequences:
- a CDS encoding flagellar hook-length control protein FliK — protein MSNLTPQNDVLNLKSTASNRASSNHSSSKTSKNAEHLSQTDANSKNNADLKSSDSPTETESFLNSLLKSIDENNEFSSDNTLISNTKELIKPEFSESEKLAIFESSPLMEILSLLDKLKIDSTDVKLGNLSTQLSNLVKTESNLNALKNASNFKELLDIAKDLGLSVKNIKIEHLTQSLKDEFPNLNQAGFFKNPSLDSVSKELIHHKMLEITNKNSHTLKQGKDNASLLVQTLQNLDSIIKDKKLKNQNLKAKEQKNENELLDSKNHSKNIQTQDLSDENSKNLSLKDSKENLKENKANFDTKLNQTMEKNENKTKNTQELKTETQTNFKELSKENSKENLKTQIPLKENTESKTEPKRENNLNDIKENIKDIKDSKKDSKENLKENKANFDTKLNQTMEKNENKTKNTQELKTETQTNFKELSKENSKENLKTQIPLKENTESKTEPKRENNLNDIKENIKDIKDSKKDSKENLKENKANFDTKLNQTMEKNENVSKIPFSKESKENSTFDSLFTKDLKSENTEDLNANHTHKDSTDELHSLVKDLSKTSQNQVKNPINTKETLQYFSQDLKEALEQYKAPITRLNITLNPSNLGEVEVTLVQRGNNLHINFNSNTNAMNLFIQNQAEFKNSLVNMGFTGLEMNFSDQNKKEQNSGQGKNKSGLKNLENADDSKVNLELVLAKYF, from the coding sequence ATGTCGAATTTAACTCCACAAAATGATGTTTTAAACTTAAAATCTACTGCTTCTAATCGAGCAAGTAGTAACCATTCTTCAAGTAAAACAAGTAAAAATGCAGAACATTTGAGTCAAACGGATGCTAATTCGAAAAATAATGCTGATTTAAAAAGTTCAGATTCTCCTACAGAAACTGAAAGCTTTTTAAATTCTTTGCTAAAATCCATCGATGAAAATAATGAATTTTCCTCTGATAATACCTTGATAAGCAATACAAAAGAGCTGATTAAACCCGAATTTAGCGAGAGTGAAAAACTTGCAATTTTCGAATCCTCTCCGCTTATGGAGATTTTATCTTTACTTGATAAACTTAAGATTGATAGCACTGATGTTAAGCTTGGCAATCTTTCCACGCAACTTTCAAATCTTGTAAAAACTGAATCAAATCTTAACGCCTTAAAAAATGCGAGTAATTTTAAAGAGCTTTTGGATATTGCTAAAGATTTGGGGCTTAGCGTTAAAAATATCAAAATTGAACATTTAACTCAAAGCTTAAAAGATGAATTTCCAAATTTAAATCAAGCAGGTTTTTTTAAAAATCCCTCTTTAGATAGTGTTTCTAAAGAACTTATACACCACAAAATGCTTGAAATAACAAATAAAAATTCTCACACTTTAAAACAAGGCAAAGACAATGCTTCTTTGTTGGTGCAAACTTTGCAAAATTTAGATTCTATCATCAAAGATAAGAAATTAAAAAATCAAAATTTAAAAGCAAAAGAGCAAAAAAATGAAAATGAACTTTTAGATTCTAAAAACCATTCTAAAAATATCCAAACACAAGATTTAAGCGATGAAAATTCAAAAAATTTAAGTCTAAAAGACTCAAAAGAGAATTTAAAAGAAAATAAAGCAAATTTCGATACAAAACTCAATCAAACAATGGAAAAAAATGAGAATAAAACAAAAAATACTCAAGAATTAAAAACTGAAACTCAAACAAATTTTAAAGAGCTTTCAAAAGAAAATTCTAAAGAGAATTTAAAAACTCAAATTCCACTAAAAGAAAATACAGAGTCTAAAACAGAGCCAAAAAGGGAAAATAATCTCAACGATATAAAAGAAAACATTAAAGATATTAAAGATTCTAAAAAAGACTCAAAAGAGAATTTAAAAGAAAATAAAGCAAATTTCGATACAAAACTCAATCAAACAATGGAAAAAAATGAGAATAAAACAAAAAATACTCAAGAATTAAAAACTGAAACTCAAACAAATTTTAAAGAGCTTTCAAAAGAAAATTCTAAAGAGAATTTAAAAACTCAAATTCCACTAAAAGAAAATACAGAGTCTAAAACAGAGCCAAAAAGGGAAAATAATCTCAACGATATAAAAGAAAACATTAAAGATATTAAAGATTCTAAAAAAGACTCAAAAGAGAATTTAAAAGAAAATAAAGCAAATTTCGATACAAAACTCAATCAAACAATGGAAAAAAATGAGAATGTAAGCAAAATTCCATTTTCTAAAGAAAGCAAAGAAAATTCCACTTTTGATAGCCTTTTCACTAAGGATTTAAAATCAGAAAACACCGAAGATTTAAACGCAAATCACACTCACAAAGACAGCACAGATGAGCTTCATTCTTTGGTTAAAGATTTGAGTAAAACAAGTCAAAATCAAGTGAAAAATCCTATCAATACTAAAGAAACTTTGCAGTATTTTTCACAGGATTTAAAGGAGGCTTTGGAGCAATATAAAGCACCGATTACAAGGCTTAATATCACGCTTAATCCTTCAAATTTAGGTGAGGTTGAAGTTACGCTTGTGCAAAGAGGAAATAATTTACACATTAATTTTAACTCGAACACAAATGCGATGAATTTGTTCATACAAAATCAAGCTGAATTTAAAAATTCACTTGTAAATATGGGATTTACAGGGCTTGAAATGAATTTTAGCGACCAGAATAAAAAAGAGCAAAATTCAGGACAAGGTAAAAATAAATCGGGCTTAAAAAATTTAGAAAATGCAGACGATTCTAAAGTGAATTTAGAGCTTGTTTTAGCAAAATATTTCTAA
- the typA gene encoding translational GTPase TypA, translating into MENIRNIAVIAHVDHGKTTLVDELLKQSGTFSEREQISERVMDSNDIEKERGITILSKNTAINYKGTKINIIDTPGHADFGGEVERVLKMIDGVLLLVDAQEGVMPQTKFVVKKALNLGLKPIVVINKIDKNAADPQRVVNEIFDLFVALEANDEQLDFAIVYAAAKNGYAKLELEYENVDMQPLFETILQRIPAPSGSNENPLQLQVFTLGYDNFVGKIGIARIFNGIVKKNQNVTLAKADGSKVNGRISKLIGFMGLEKKDIDEAYSGDIVAIAGFDALDVGDSIVDPNNPMPLDPLHIEEPTLSIVFSVNDGPLAGTEGKHVTSNKIAERLEAEVKTNIAMKYENSGEGKFKVSGRGELQITILAENMRREGFEFCMGRPEVIVKTENGIKTEPFEHLVVDVPDEFSGAVIEKLGKRKAEMKTMVPTGDGQTRLEFEIPARSLIGFRSQFLTDTKGEGVMNHSFLEFRPFSGNVEKRGNGALISMEDGMALGYSLFNLQDRGVLFIEPSTKVYTGMIIGEHSRSNDLDVNPIKGKNLTNVRASGSDDAIKLVPPRKLSLERALEWIQEDELVEVTPQNIRVRKRYLDATQRKRMEKVKS; encoded by the coding sequence TTGGAAAATATTAGAAATATCGCAGTTATAGCCCATGTTGATCACGGAAAAACCACCTTAGTTGATGAACTGCTTAAACAATCAGGAACTTTTAGTGAAAGAGAGCAAATCAGCGAACGCGTTATGGATAGCAACGATATAGAAAAAGAACGTGGCATTACCATACTTTCAAAAAATACAGCTATCAATTACAAAGGCACGAAAATCAATATCATAGACACTCCCGGACACGCTGATTTTGGCGGAGAAGTTGAAAGAGTTTTAAAGATGATTGATGGGGTTTTGCTTTTAGTTGATGCACAAGAAGGCGTCATGCCTCAAACCAAATTTGTTGTAAAAAAAGCCTTAAATTTAGGGCTTAAGCCTATAGTCGTGATTAATAAAATCGATAAAAATGCAGCAGACCCTCAAAGGGTTGTCAATGAAATTTTTGACCTTTTTGTTGCCTTAGAAGCAAATGATGAACAGCTTGATTTTGCCATAGTTTATGCGGCGGCAAAAAATGGTTATGCCAAACTTGAACTAGAATATGAAAATGTGGATATGCAACCTTTATTTGAAACCATTTTACAAAGAATTCCAGCTCCAAGCGGAAGCAACGAAAATCCTTTACAATTGCAAGTTTTTACTTTAGGTTATGATAATTTTGTTGGGAAAATCGGCATTGCTAGAATTTTTAATGGGATTGTCAAAAAAAATCAAAATGTTACCCTAGCAAAAGCCGATGGAAGCAAAGTTAATGGTAGAATTTCAAAACTCATCGGTTTTATGGGTTTAGAAAAAAAAGATATTGATGAAGCTTATAGCGGTGATATAGTGGCTATAGCAGGCTTTGATGCCCTAGATGTGGGCGATAGTATAGTTGATCCTAACAATCCTATGCCGCTTGATCCTTTACACATAGAAGAGCCAACTTTAAGCATAGTTTTTTCGGTCAATGATGGACCCTTAGCAGGAACCGAAGGCAAACATGTTACTTCTAATAAAATTGCAGAGCGTCTTGAAGCTGAAGTTAAAACAAATATTGCTATGAAATACGAAAACAGCGGCGAGGGTAAATTTAAAGTCAGCGGAAGAGGAGAATTGCAAATCACAATTTTAGCCGAAAATATGCGTAGAGAGGGCTTTGAATTTTGTATGGGCAGACCTGAAGTGATTGTAAAAACAGAAAATGGGATTAAAACAGAGCCTTTTGAACATTTGGTGGTTGATGTTCCTGATGAATTTAGCGGAGCTGTGATTGAAAAACTTGGAAAAAGAAAGGCTGAAATGAAAACAATGGTGCCAACCGGAGATGGACAAACAAGACTTGAGTTTGAAATTCCAGCCCGCTCTCTTATCGGTTTTAGGAGTCAGTTTTTAACCGATACCAAAGGTGAGGGTGTGATGAATCATAGCTTTTTAGAATTTCGTCCTTTTAGTGGGAATGTTGAAAAAAGAGGCAATGGGGCATTGATTTCTATGGAGGATGGCATGGCTTTGGGGTATTCTTTATTTAATCTTCAAGATAGAGGAGTACTCTTTATAGAACCTAGCACTAAGGTCTATACAGGTATGATTATAGGAGAGCATTCAAGAAGCAATGATTTAGATGTTAATCCTATCAAAGGCAAGAATTTAACTAATGTTAGAGCAAGTGGGAGTGATGATGCAATCAAACTTGTGCCACCTAGAAAATTAAGCCTTGAGAGAGCTTTAGAATGGATACAAGAAGATGAACTTGTCGAAGTGACTCCGCAAAATATACGTGTGCGCAAACGTTATCTTGACGCAACGCAAAGAAAGAGAATGGAGAAAGTCAAGTCTTAA
- a CDS encoding NINE protein, translating to MDSNVILMMLKDKIPSQALIIVQEKLQNADEEKVNNLSLVPLKNPIIGLILGLFLGSFGADRFYKGDMGLGIAKIALLFVGGATTFLVIGGFLLLILVIWCVADYFFVWKGIQQDNLNRVLQVLN from the coding sequence ATGGATTCTAATGTTATATTGATGATGCTTAAAGATAAAATTCCATCACAAGCTTTGATAATTGTCCAAGAAAAACTTCAAAATGCTGATGAAGAAAAAGTGAATAATTTAAGTTTAGTTCCTTTAAAAAATCCCATCATCGGACTTATTTTAGGTCTATTTTTAGGCAGTTTTGGTGCAGATAGATTTTATAAAGGAGATATGGGTTTAGGCATTGCTAAAATTGCACTTTTATTTGTAGGCGGTGCGACAACTTTTTTGGTTATAGGTGGATTTTTATTACTTATTTTAGTAATTTGGTGTGTTGCGGATTATTTTTTTGTGTGGAAAGGCATTCAACAAGATAATCTTAATCGCGTTTTACAAGTCTTAAACTGA
- the pyrC gene encoding dihydroorotase, producing MTLKNPLDMHLHLRENPILKCVAPHSIRNFRAAVIMPNLVPPVCDLTRLKDYKTQILQADEDENFTPLMTLFFKDYDEKFLQNIKDEIFAIKLYPAGITTNSQAGVSSFELEKLKPVLNAMSELEIPLLVHGETNDFVMDREQNFAKIYELLAKNFPKLKIVMEHITTKTLCELLKDYENLYATLTLHHLMLTLDDVLGAKLNPHLFCKPIAKRYEDKEALCELAFSGYSKIMFGSDSAPHPREQKECCGCAAGIFSAPVILPLLAELFEAHSNLENLQKFISDNACQIYHFNFKKDKIISLEKQEWQVPSHYGELVPFMAGELLKFQIKNVD from the coding sequence ATGACTCTTAAAAATCCTTTAGACATGCATTTGCATTTAAGAGAAAATCCTATATTAAAATGCGTTGCACCTCACTCGATTCGTAATTTCCGTGCCGCTGTGATTATGCCAAATCTTGTTCCACCCGTTTGTGATTTAACAAGACTTAAAGACTATAAAACACAAATTTTACAAGCCGATGAAGATGAGAATTTCACCCCATTGATGACCCTTTTTTTTAAGGATTATGATGAAAAGTTCTTGCAAAATATCAAAGATGAAATTTTTGCTATCAAACTCTATCCGGCTGGAATTACAACAAATTCACAAGCAGGAGTGAGTAGCTTTGAATTAGAAAAACTAAAACCCGTATTAAATGCGATGAGTGAGCTTGAAATTCCTTTGCTTGTGCATGGAGAAACTAATGATTTTGTCATGGACAGGGAGCAGAATTTTGCTAAAATTTATGAACTTTTAGCAAAGAATTTTCCAAAACTTAAAATTGTTATGGAGCATATTACGACCAAAACACTTTGCGAACTTTTAAAAGACTATGAAAATTTATATGCGACATTAACCTTGCATCATTTAATGCTCACTTTAGATGATGTTTTAGGAGCAAAACTCAATCCTCATCTTTTTTGCAAACCTATCGCAAAAAGATACGAGGACAAAGAAGCTTTATGTGAGCTTGCTTTTAGCGGATATTCTAAAATAATGTTTGGAAGCGATAGTGCCCCTCATCCTAGAGAGCAAAAAGAATGTTGTGGCTGTGCGGCAGGGATATTCAGTGCTCCGGTGATACTTCCACTTTTAGCCGAGCTTTTTGAAGCGCACTCAAATTTAGAAAATTTGCAAAAATTTATTTCAGATAATGCTTGTCAAATTTATCATTTTAACTTCAAAAAAGATAAAATAATAAGCCTAGAAAAACAAGAATGGCAAGTGCCTTCTCATTATGGAGAGCTTGTTCCTTTTATGGCTGGAGAGCTTTTAAAATTTCAAATCAAAAATGTGGATTGA
- a CDS encoding replication/maintenance protein RepL gives MDKKLEILMQKILGKKRLELIHFLCKNCDENGFLLIKISDIEKQLGLSKPMIISTFDFLEEKKCFKKLKNGFYQLKIGEKNDS, from the coding sequence ATGGATAAAAAATTAGAAATTTTAATGCAAAAAATTTTGGGCAAAAAACGTTTAGAACTCATTCATTTTCTTTGCAAAAACTGCGATGAAAATGGCTTTTTACTGATAAAAATCAGTGACATTGAAAAACAACTTGGCTTAAGTAAGCCCATGATTATTTCTACCTTTGATTTTTTAGAAGAAAAAAAATGTTTCAAAAAGCTTAAAAATGGCTTTTATCAACTCAAAATTGGAGAAAAAAATGACTCTTAA
- a CDS encoding diacylglycerol kinase — MKPKYHLFKNTKYALDGMKALIKNEKAFRLELMIIIPALILSFFLKISLTQHLFLICVSILVLIVEALNSALEACVDLTCEKWHEKAKIAKDCASAAVFLSICLAVVVWIYILGNLWIKN; from the coding sequence TTGAAACCAAAATACCATTTATTTAAAAATACAAAATACGCCCTTGATGGAATGAAAGCTTTGATTAAAAATGAAAAGGCTTTTCGTTTAGAACTTATGATTATAATCCCGGCTTTGATTTTAAGCTTTTTTTTAAAAATTTCTTTAACACAACATTTATTTTTGATTTGCGTATCGATTTTAGTCTTAATCGTTGAAGCTTTAAATTCAGCCCTTGAAGCCTGTGTGGATTTAACTTGTGAAAAATGGCACGAAAAGGCTAAAATTGCAAAAGATTGTGCTTCGGCGGCTGTGTTTTTAAGCATTTGTCTCGCTGTGGTTGTTTGGATTTATATTTTAGGAAATTTATGGATAAAAAATTAG
- a CDS encoding phosphoethanolamine transferase: MLQLSWFQFTLLNSILITLLNFNLFAFAYKNLESFWLVLGFIFGYFALIHMILSLIFVKYFSKFFSIFFIFCASLSAYFMYFYGILIDTDMVQNVAQVDMKEIKDLLNARLLVVIFLIFLFCILVFKIRIVTQKSILKQMGIKFLNVFLSLVLFLMIFLPLTKTYIPFFRNHKEIRMFNVPFYQIYALLRYYERFLKPKPEFKILSYDAFKEDNTTKKLLILVVGETARAQNYSLGTYKNNDTNAYTKKDKVVFFSHFYSCGTSTAISLPCMFSVNKRKDFSSKEFAENALDFLQKTGVNVSWYDNNSGGCKGVCDRIADKKFFDANYDEILLKELESKLQNLGTQNIIVLHLQGSHGPTYYKRYPENFKHFTPTCDTNKLELCSHEALINTYDNTLLYTDYILSQIIALLRDKKDYESAMIYLSDHGESLGENGIYLHSMPYAIAPKNQIHIPFIFWSNHSSLNEKLSQKKDLEFSQDNLFSTLLGYFGVWSSFYENELDLFSSKENP; encoded by the coding sequence ATGCTTCAACTTTCTTGGTTTCAATTTACGCTTTTAAATTCTATTTTAATCACGCTTTTAAATTTTAATCTTTTTGCTTTTGCGTATAAAAATTTAGAGAGTTTTTGGCTTGTTTTAGGCTTTATTTTTGGATATTTTGCATTGATTCATATGATTTTATCGCTCATTTTTGTGAAGTATTTTAGCAAATTTTTTTCTATATTTTTCATCTTTTGTGCTTCTTTAAGTGCTTATTTTATGTATTTTTATGGAATTTTAATCGATACAGATATGGTGCAAAATGTCGCTCAAGTTGATATGAAAGAAATAAAAGATTTACTCAATGCACGTCTGTTGGTTGTGATTTTTCTCATTTTTTTATTTTGCATTTTGGTGTTTAAAATTCGCATTGTCACACAAAAAAGCATACTCAAACAAATGGGTATAAAATTTCTTAATGTATTTTTAAGTCTTGTCTTATTTTTGATGATTTTTTTACCTTTGACAAAGACTTATATCCCATTTTTTAGAAATCATAAAGAAATTAGAATGTTTAATGTGCCTTTTTATCAAATTTATGCTCTATTGCGTTATTATGAAAGATTTTTAAAGCCAAAACCCGAATTTAAAATCCTCTCCTATGATGCCTTCAAAGAAGACAACACCACAAAAAAACTCTTAATCTTAGTCGTAGGAGAAACAGCCCGGGCACAAAACTACTCTCTTGGCACATATAAAAATAACGATACAAATGCTTACACCAAAAAAGACAAGGTTGTGTTTTTTAGTCATTTTTATTCTTGCGGTACTTCTACAGCAATCAGTTTGCCTTGCATGTTTTCTGTGAATAAACGCAAAGATTTTTCAAGCAAAGAATTTGCAGAAAATGCTTTGGATTTCTTGCAAAAAACCGGAGTGAATGTCAGTTGGTATGATAATAATTCTGGCGGTTGTAAAGGAGTTTGTGACAGAATAGCAGATAAGAAATTTTTTGATGCAAATTATGATGAAATTTTGCTCAAAGAGCTTGAATCAAAACTTCAAAATTTAGGCACTCAAAATATTATAGTCCTTCATTTACAAGGCTCACACGGACCCACTTATTATAAACGTTATCCTGAAAATTTTAAGCATTTTACACCAACTTGCGATACAAATAAACTTGAACTGTGCTCACATGAAGCCCTAATCAATACTTATGATAATACTCTACTCTATACAGATTATATTTTAAGTCAAATCATTGCATTGTTAAGGGATAAGAAAGATTATGAAAGTGCGATGATTTATCTTTCTGATCACGGCGAAAGTTTAGGTGAAAATGGAATTTATTTGCATTCAATGCCCTATGCAATTGCTCCTAAAAACCAAATTCATATTCCTTTTATCTTTTGGAGCAATCATTCTTCGCTGAATGAAAAATTATCGCAAAAAAAAGACTTAGAATTCTCTCAAGACAATCTTTTTAGCACACTTTTAGGATATTTTGGCGTTTGGAGTTCTTTTTATGAGAATGAGCTGGATTTATTCAGTTCAAAGGAAAATCCTTGA